In bacterium, a single window of DNA contains:
- the smc_1 gene encoding Chromosome partition protein Smc translates to MRLHELELVGFKSFGDRTRLRFDPAFTAIVGPNGSGKSNLVDAIRWLLGEQSHKQLRTPDSSEVLFQGEQATDRMNFAEVSMTLSPVADDMAETLTEPLIVGRHYERDGTNHYLLNGSRSRLKEVRSTLNEAGFGLNAMSILSQGRIDAVLSLHPAERRVILEEVSQIHGFQVNKDKTLDKIAATRDNLQRLEDVLREVTDRMAELAQQALAARRHGELTAARADREQSLLARDLDRRARAVQALRQELADAAAAVDSYRSQVQELREELTGVETQAQDLQRILTAHLASQAELAVRASESRNQATRQTEQATQLQSSLASLTRRREALTSRLKDLEATIATVTGELDGLRGHAVAAKERAESARTSWQQLQQDLTSTQEAWQAARTSRASLEAQRQRLEREIAVLTSTRDQFAVSLAELGPHLESLAAQMPALNEAVEAARLATVEGDTAWQQAQAGVAPAAEKLQSLREQVSRLEQTLQDARSGQAAITAERKSLEQLEKVREGYEGGGRALLDAAQQGRRSGSLTPLLDQLTVLPGYELAVEAMLGPLTQALIAEDWTALDAAFDWLVQEDRGRALLVAPEMVPPLSRPAPAPVAVPHDPAPSDWQQVYGPAAPIVQTTTPALPLVRYLSDALAAPASLEPLLQALYGDVRVADSLEDARRAHEAGERSTWVTRQGEVLHPWGGVLGGATTALEGGLISRHARLEYLREQEADSSRQVEQLATALATARKSEAEAQRDLEQQRQLVQEARARHTELLHQLSVSEQQSRQAQGTQQELEQRQQQLTRTIAEGTHQLEQQEALLGQVDAQLEGTANAAALEQQVTRLREDVQRTQSTAHEAELRSQELISRIAALEQQSREALAEQERLQAESVPLAEELATTEAALQALEGDLPQLELFASEAGAALEASRAEEHRLRGELQESQSALAEGRSDLAGLEGDLAQALGEKESLQIRLARAEADVDLLGTQVTGHPWFQERFPSLAEGLETLFADPSWKAFLDPLAPAAQLKRELAEIETQLADLGEVNTLAARDYAHQEERHGTLRDQRQDLLDAIADLEASLREIESKSRQALEDVYDRTRANFQEVFGELFPGGEARLEWSDPDHILESGLEISVHFPGKGGRHLMQFSGGERTLIAIAFLFAVLQAKPPTFVILDEVEAALDDANVEKFLRLVDLYKHHFQFVVITHNKLTMEHAPLLYGVTLRKGGHSQILSVRVQEWIASQEGATEAPVLANA, encoded by the coding sequence GTGCGTCTGCATGAACTGGAACTCGTCGGATTCAAGTCCTTCGGCGATCGCACCCGGTTGCGATTCGATCCCGCATTCACGGCCATTGTCGGACCCAACGGGTCGGGAAAATCCAATCTCGTCGATGCCATCCGCTGGCTGTTGGGCGAACAGTCGCATAAGCAGCTTCGCACACCGGACTCCTCAGAGGTCCTGTTTCAGGGGGAGCAGGCCACCGACCGGATGAACTTCGCGGAAGTCTCCATGACCTTGTCACCAGTTGCGGATGACATGGCAGAGACCCTGACTGAGCCACTGATCGTGGGGCGGCACTATGAGCGCGATGGGACCAATCACTATCTGCTCAATGGCTCCCGCAGCCGACTGAAGGAAGTCCGGTCGACCCTGAACGAGGCCGGGTTTGGACTCAACGCGATGAGCATCCTCAGCCAGGGGCGCATCGATGCGGTGCTGTCGCTGCATCCGGCGGAGCGACGGGTCATTCTGGAAGAGGTCTCCCAGATTCATGGGTTCCAGGTGAACAAGGACAAGACCCTCGACAAGATCGCAGCGACCCGCGACAACCTCCAACGCCTGGAAGATGTGCTTCGCGAAGTGACCGACCGGATGGCGGAACTGGCGCAACAGGCGCTGGCCGCCCGACGGCACGGTGAGCTCACCGCTGCGCGGGCGGACCGGGAGCAGAGCCTCCTCGCCCGGGATCTGGATCGTCGTGCCCGGGCGGTCCAGGCCCTCCGGCAGGAACTCGCCGATGCGGCGGCGGCGGTCGACAGCTACCGGTCGCAGGTGCAGGAACTCCGGGAAGAACTCACTGGCGTCGAAACCCAGGCCCAGGACCTCCAGCGAATCCTCACCGCCCATCTGGCGTCGCAGGCAGAACTGGCAGTCCGGGCTTCGGAGTCCCGCAACCAGGCGACCCGCCAAACTGAACAGGCGACCCAGCTGCAGAGCTCGCTGGCGAGCCTGACACGTCGCCGCGAGGCGCTGACATCACGACTGAAAGACCTGGAAGCGACGATTGCCACCGTGACCGGCGAACTCGATGGACTCAGGGGACACGCGGTCGCTGCGAAAGAGCGTGCCGAGTCGGCACGGACGTCGTGGCAGCAACTCCAGCAGGACCTGACTTCTACCCAGGAGGCCTGGCAGGCTGCCAGGACCAGTCGCGCATCGCTGGAAGCGCAGCGCCAGCGCCTGGAGCGGGAAATCGCAGTTCTCACTTCCACCCGGGATCAGTTCGCGGTCAGCCTGGCGGAACTGGGACCGCATCTGGAGTCGCTGGCAGCCCAGATGCCAGCCCTGAATGAAGCGGTTGAAGCAGCCCGTCTGGCTACAGTCGAAGGCGACACTGCCTGGCAGCAGGCGCAGGCGGGAGTCGCGCCAGCCGCAGAAAAATTGCAATCGCTGCGCGAGCAGGTGAGCCGGCTGGAGCAGACCCTGCAGGATGCCCGGAGCGGGCAGGCGGCGATCACCGCCGAGCGCAAGTCGCTGGAGCAACTTGAAAAGGTCCGGGAAGGATACGAGGGGGGCGGACGCGCCCTGCTCGATGCCGCCCAGCAGGGCAGGCGGTCCGGATCGCTGACACCCCTGCTCGATCAACTCACGGTGCTGCCGGGCTATGAGCTGGCGGTGGAGGCGATGCTCGGTCCGCTGACACAGGCTCTGATCGCCGAAGACTGGACAGCCCTCGATGCCGCCTTCGACTGGCTCGTACAGGAGGATCGAGGACGTGCCTTGTTGGTCGCGCCCGAAATGGTTCCCCCCCTGAGTCGTCCGGCTCCCGCGCCTGTTGCTGTGCCCCATGACCCTGCCCCCAGCGACTGGCAGCAGGTGTATGGCCCCGCAGCGCCGATCGTGCAAACGACTACACCAGCACTCCCCCTGGTGCGGTACCTGTCCGATGCCCTGGCAGCGCCTGCTTCCCTGGAGCCGCTACTCCAGGCGCTCTATGGCGATGTCCGGGTGGCAGACTCCCTCGAAGACGCACGGCGCGCTCATGAGGCCGGCGAGCGCAGCACCTGGGTGACCAGGCAGGGGGAAGTCCTGCATCCCTGGGGTGGTGTCCTGGGAGGTGCCACCACTGCCCTCGAGGGGGGGCTGATCTCGCGACATGCGCGGCTGGAGTATCTGCGGGAACAGGAAGCCGACAGCAGCCGTCAGGTGGAGCAACTCGCCACCGCCCTCGCGACCGCCCGGAAGTCCGAAGCCGAAGCGCAGCGCGACCTCGAGCAACAGCGGCAGCTCGTCCAGGAGGCCCGGGCTCGCCATACGGAGCTGCTGCATCAACTGTCGGTCAGTGAGCAGCAGTCCCGGCAGGCACAGGGGACCCAACAGGAACTGGAGCAGCGACAGCAGCAGTTGACCCGGACGATCGCCGAAGGGACTCACCAGCTGGAGCAGCAGGAGGCGCTGCTCGGGCAGGTCGATGCCCAGCTGGAAGGGACAGCTAATGCCGCTGCCCTGGAGCAACAGGTCACACGACTGCGTGAGGATGTCCAGCGGACCCAGTCCACCGCGCATGAGGCGGAACTCCGGTCGCAGGAACTCATCTCCCGGATCGCAGCCCTCGAGCAGCAGAGTCGCGAAGCGCTGGCGGAGCAAGAGCGGCTGCAAGCCGAGTCCGTACCGCTGGCGGAGGAACTTGCAACCACCGAAGCCGCCCTCCAGGCGCTGGAAGGCGACCTCCCGCAGCTGGAGTTGTTCGCATCCGAAGCGGGCGCGGCCCTGGAAGCTTCCCGGGCGGAAGAGCACCGGCTTCGGGGCGAACTGCAGGAATCGCAGAGTGCGCTGGCTGAAGGACGGAGCGATCTGGCGGGACTCGAAGGTGACCTGGCGCAAGCGCTGGGCGAAAAAGAATCGCTGCAGATTCGGCTGGCGAGAGCAGAGGCGGATGTCGATCTTCTCGGCACCCAGGTCACGGGCCATCCCTGGTTTCAGGAGCGGTTCCCATCGCTGGCTGAAGGACTGGAGACACTGTTCGCCGATCCATCATGGAAGGCCTTCTTAGATCCCCTCGCGCCGGCAGCGCAGCTGAAGCGGGAGCTGGCGGAGATCGAGACGCAACTCGCGGACCTCGGGGAGGTCAACACCCTCGCCGCCCGGGACTATGCCCATCAGGAGGAACGTCACGGCACCCTCCGTGACCAGCGGCAGGACCTGCTGGATGCCATCGCCGATCTGGAAGCATCCTTGCGGGAAATTGAATCGAAGTCACGTCAAGCGCTGGAGGATGTCTACGACCGGACCCGTGCGAATTTTCAGGAAGTCTTTGGGGAACTCTTCCCTGGTGGCGAGGCCCGTCTGGAGTGGAGCGATCCTGATCATATTCTGGAATCCGGACTGGAGATCTCGGTTCACTTCCCCGGCAAAGGGGGACGCCACCTCATGCAGTTTTCCGGTGGCGAGCGGACGCTCATCGCCATCGCGTTTCTCTTCGCCGTGCTGCAGGCGAAGCCCCCGACGTTCGTCATCCTTGATGAGGTCGAGGCCGCTCTGGATGATGCAAATGTCGAGAAGTTCCTCCGGCTGGTGGACCTCTACAAGCATCACTTCCAGTTCGTGGTCATTACGCACAACAAGCTGACGATGGAACATGCGCCGCTACTCTACGGCGTCACCCTGCGCAAAGGCGGGCACTCGCAGATTTTGTCGGTGCGGGTACAGGAGTGGATTGCTTCCCAGGAAGGCGCGACGGAAGCACCAGTTCTCGCGAACGCCTGA
- the ubiE_1 gene encoding Ubiquinone/menaquinone biosynthesis C-methyltransferase UbiE — protein sequence MDVQSFYAQLAPYYDHFYNFNAPGGKTDQEVSFLQWALGEHQPPEVRILDVACGTGRHLLELHRRGYRQAEGCDLSPDMIGLAHSKLESEGFPMPLFEADMQSLPVEKGPYDAVTMWLTAIGHMVTNAELFATLKSLYAMLRPGGLLVLETINYFWIMDHFMPQEDTWIPTDEGYIHRHITRRLDTVKATILHSEFILVARHDRQEHRHYAAELRGLSWPELEGYLSQHGFCDITLYPEATARTPATSVAPRLLITARRPE from the coding sequence ATGGATGTCCAGAGCTTCTATGCGCAACTCGCGCCGTACTACGACCACTTCTACAACTTCAACGCCCCCGGGGGCAAAACGGATCAGGAAGTCAGCTTCCTGCAATGGGCGCTGGGAGAGCACCAGCCCCCCGAGGTGCGCATTCTGGATGTCGCCTGCGGCACCGGACGCCATCTGCTGGAGCTGCATCGACGTGGGTATCGGCAGGCGGAAGGCTGCGATCTCTCGCCCGACATGATTGGCCTCGCTCACAGCAAGCTGGAGTCCGAGGGCTTCCCGATGCCCCTGTTCGAAGCCGACATGCAGTCGCTGCCCGTGGAAAAGGGACCTTACGACGCAGTGACGATGTGGCTGACTGCCATCGGGCACATGGTCACCAATGCGGAGCTGTTTGCGACCCTGAAGAGTCTCTACGCCATGCTGCGACCCGGAGGGCTGCTGGTCCTGGAGACCATCAACTACTTCTGGATCATGGACCACTTCATGCCGCAGGAAGACACCTGGATCCCCACGGACGAGGGGTACATCCACCGGCACATTACCCGACGACTTGATACTGTCAAAGCCACGATTCTGCACTCCGAGTTCATTTTGGTTGCCCGGCATGATCGGCAGGAGCATCGGCATTACGCCGCCGAACTGCGGGGTTTGTCCTGGCCAGAGCTGGAGGGCTATCTGTCTCAGCACGGGTTCTGCGACATCACCCTCTACCCGGAAGCCACCGCCCGGACCCCGGCAACCAGTGTCGCTCCCCGGCTGCTGATCACCGCCCGACGTCCTGAATAG
- the tuf gene encoding Elongation factor Tu, giving the protein MAKEKFDRSKPHVNIGTIGHIDHGKTTLTAAITKVLAEKGGAKFMAFDDIDKAPEEKARGITINTAHVEYQTENRHYAHVDCPGHADYIKNMITGAAQMDGAILVVAATDGPMPQTREHILLARQVGVPYIVVALNKVDMVEDPELIELVEMEIRELLTKYEFPGDDIPIVPVSGLKALEGDPAWTPNVEKLMEAVDSYIPLPERQKDKPFLMPVEDVFTITGRGTVATGRIERGQVKTGEKVEILGMGREKKDTTVTGVEMFRKILDYGEAGDNVGLLLRGVERDQIERGQVIAAPGSTKVHTKFSANVYVLSKEEGGRHTPFFKGYRPQFYFRTTDVTGAVILPAGVEMVMPGDNITVDVELITPIAMEEGLRFAIREGGRTVGAGVVGKISE; this is encoded by the coding sequence ATGGCTAAAGAGAAGTTCGATCGCTCAAAACCGCATGTCAACATCGGTACCATCGGGCACATCGACCATGGCAAGACGACGCTGACTGCCGCTATCACCAAGGTGCTGGCGGAAAAGGGCGGCGCCAAGTTCATGGCGTTCGATGATATCGATAAGGCGCCGGAAGAAAAAGCCCGCGGGATCACCATCAACACCGCCCACGTCGAGTACCAGACCGAAAATCGGCACTACGCTCACGTGGACTGCCCGGGTCACGCCGACTACATCAAGAACATGATCACCGGGGCCGCGCAGATGGACGGCGCGATTCTGGTGGTCGCCGCGACTGACGGCCCCATGCCGCAGACCCGCGAGCACATCCTCCTGGCCCGCCAGGTCGGCGTTCCCTACATCGTCGTCGCCCTGAACAAGGTCGACATGGTGGAAGACCCCGAGCTCATCGAGCTCGTCGAGATGGAAATCCGGGAGCTCCTGACCAAGTATGAGTTCCCCGGCGATGACATCCCGATCGTCCCGGTCTCCGGTCTCAAGGCCCTCGAGGGGGATCCCGCCTGGACTCCCAATGTCGAGAAGCTGATGGAAGCGGTCGACAGCTACATCCCGCTCCCCGAGCGCCAGAAGGACAAGCCCTTCCTGATGCCGGTGGAGGACGTCTTCACCATCACGGGCCGCGGTACGGTCGCCACCGGGCGCATCGAGCGGGGCCAGGTGAAGACCGGCGAGAAGGTCGAAATCCTCGGTATGGGTCGCGAGAAAAAGGACACCACCGTCACGGGTGTGGAAATGTTCCGCAAGATCCTCGACTACGGTGAGGCAGGCGACAATGTCGGCCTCCTCCTGCGCGGGGTGGAGCGGGACCAGATCGAGCGCGGCCAGGTCATCGCGGCCCCCGGCTCCACCAAGGTCCACACCAAGTTCTCCGCCAATGTCTACGTCCTGAGCAAGGAAGAAGGTGGTCGCCACACCCCGTTCTTTAAGGGGTACCGGCCACAGTTCTACTTCCGCACCACGGACGTGACCGGCGCGGTGATCCTCCCCGCTGGCGTCGAGATGGTGATGCCGGGCGACAACATCACAGTGGATGTTGAGCTCATCACTCCCATCGCCATGGAAGAGGGACTCCGCTTCGCCATCCGCGAAGGTGGCCGCACGGTCGGCGCCGGCGTGGTGGGCAAGATCTCGGAATAA
- the nusG gene encoding Transcription termination/antitermination protein NusG produces the protein MAWYIAHTKSGFESKVKRAIESQRRLKKLEAKIFRVLVPEEEKIERVRANEKPRAVKHKIYPGYVFIEMELTNETQALIKDIDGVTHFVGGASGKEPLPVKQEEIQLILKRMGEMTALPQIDLEVGETVRVLQGPFADFEGTVQDIDLEKQKAKVMLSVFGRETPVEFEFVGIEKVGKD, from the coding sequence ATGGCCTGGTACATCGCGCACACGAAGTCCGGCTTCGAGAGCAAAGTCAAGCGGGCTATTGAAAGCCAGCGCCGGCTCAAAAAGCTGGAAGCCAAGATATTCCGCGTCCTGGTACCGGAAGAGGAAAAGATCGAACGGGTTCGGGCGAATGAGAAGCCCCGCGCCGTAAAGCACAAAATCTACCCGGGCTACGTCTTCATCGAGATGGAGCTCACGAACGAGACTCAGGCGCTCATCAAGGACATCGACGGGGTCACACACTTCGTCGGCGGCGCCAGTGGGAAAGAGCCTCTTCCGGTGAAGCAGGAAGAGATTCAGCTCATCCTCAAGCGGATGGGCGAGATGACGGCCCTGCCCCAGATCGATCTGGAAGTGGGAGAAACCGTCCGCGTGCTGCAGGGCCCCTTCGCCGATTTCGAGGGAACCGTGCAGGACATCGATCTGGAGAAGCAGAAAGCCAAGGTCATGCTCTCGGTCTTCGGCCGCGAGACGCCCGTGGAGTTCGAATTCGTCGGGATCGAAAAAGTGGGGAAGGACTAG
- the rplK gene encoding 50S ribosomal protein L11, whose amino-acid sequence MAPKDIKAIVKLQLKAGQATPAPPVGPALGQHGINLGQFTLAYNEATRDRMGDVIPVEITIYEDRTFTFVTKTPPVPFLIKKLGNIPKGSGTAGKAKVGKLSRATVREIAEIKLADLNTEDINMAMRIVEGTARSMGIAVE is encoded by the coding sequence ATGGCACCGAAGGACATCAAAGCGATCGTCAAACTCCAGCTCAAGGCTGGGCAAGCCACCCCGGCCCCCCCGGTTGGTCCGGCGCTGGGTCAGCACGGTATCAATCTGGGCCAGTTCACCCTGGCCTACAACGAAGCGACCCGCGATCGCATGGGGGATGTCATCCCGGTGGAGATCACGATCTATGAAGATCGCACCTTCACGTTCGTCACCAAGACCCCCCCGGTCCCCTTCCTCATCAAGAAGCTGGGCAACATCCCCAAGGGGTCCGGGACCGCCGGCAAAGCGAAGGTTGGAAAGCTCAGCCGGGCCACTGTCCGCGAAATCGCAGAAATCAAGCTGGCCGACCTCAACACCGAGGACATCAACATGGCCATGCGCATTGTCGAGGGGACAGCCCGCAGCATGGGCATCGCGGTCGAATAG
- the rplA gene encoding 50S ribosomal protein L1, with protein sequence MPKHGKNYRAKVEPLDRKQIYDYKQALELLKSANYTKFDQTVDIAICTGLDVRHADQQIRGAVSLPQGTGKTVRVLVFASGEKINEAEQAGADIVGGDELGEKIKGGFMDFEVVLATPDMMRVVGGLGRILGPRGLMPNPKTGTVTNDIGRTVEEYKSGKVNYRAESGGVVHGLIGKLSFSVDQLAENFETFYSAILRAKPTGSKGIYIKKVYVSSTMGPGLRIDMKSIPAESAA encoded by the coding sequence ATGCCCAAACACGGGAAGAACTACCGGGCCAAGGTTGAACCCCTGGACCGGAAGCAGATCTACGACTACAAGCAGGCACTGGAACTGCTGAAGTCCGCCAACTACACCAAGTTTGACCAGACAGTCGACATCGCCATCTGCACGGGACTTGATGTCCGTCATGCGGACCAGCAGATCCGCGGCGCGGTCTCCCTGCCGCAGGGTACCGGCAAAACGGTCCGCGTCCTGGTCTTCGCCTCCGGCGAGAAGATCAACGAAGCCGAGCAGGCGGGCGCGGATATCGTCGGTGGCGATGAGCTTGGCGAGAAGATCAAGGGCGGCTTCATGGACTTCGAGGTCGTGCTTGCGACCCCGGACATGATGCGTGTGGTCGGTGGCCTCGGCCGCATCCTCGGCCCCCGTGGCCTGATGCCGAACCCGAAGACCGGGACCGTCACCAACGACATCGGCCGGACCGTGGAAGAGTACAAGTCCGGGAAGGTCAACTACCGGGCCGAGTCAGGCGGCGTCGTGCATGGCCTGATCGGCAAGCTGTCCTTCTCGGTGGACCAGCTCGCCGAGAACTTCGAGACGTTTTACAGCGCCATTCTGCGGGCGAAGCCGACCGGTTCCAAGGGGATCTACATCAAGAAGGTGTACGTCTCCAGCACCATGGGCCCTGGCCTGCGCATCGATATGAAGTCCATCCCGGCCGAGAGCGCCGCGTAA
- the rplJ gene encoding 50S ribosomal protein L10 gives MVAGNKFPIVEEFTTMLGQSKSAVVAEYQGLTHKQLQVLRKSLKASGAEMKIVKNTLARRACQETGMDVLTPELTGPLAFILSYEEVNVGPKVMLEFARKHPKLKVRGGYTEGTRLDANGVKELATMAGKPELRAQFLRILQGVQTNFLTTLEAVPKEFLQTLSAKGDQA, from the coding sequence ATGGTTGCAGGCAACAAGTTCCCGATCGTCGAGGAATTCACCACCATGCTGGGGCAGAGCAAGTCTGCCGTGGTGGCGGAGTATCAGGGGCTGACCCACAAGCAGCTCCAGGTCCTCCGGAAGTCGCTCAAGGCGTCCGGGGCCGAAATGAAGATCGTGAAGAACACCCTGGCCCGACGCGCCTGCCAGGAGACCGGCATGGACGTTCTCACGCCGGAACTCACTGGCCCGCTGGCGTTCATCCTCTCCTACGAGGAAGTCAACGTCGGCCCCAAGGTGATGCTGGAGTTCGCCCGCAAGCACCCCAAGCTCAAGGTGCGGGGTGGCTACACCGAGGGGACGCGCCTCGATGCCAACGGCGTGAAAGAACTGGCCACCATGGCCGGGAAGCCTGAGCTCCGGGCACAGTTCCTGCGCATCCTGCAGGGCGTGCAGACGAACTTCCTCACTACCCTCGAGGCGGTGCCGAAGGAGTTCCTGCAGACCCTCAGCGCCAAGGGGGACCAGGCGTAA
- the rplL gene encoding 50S ribosomal protein L7/L12 — MSITQEQIIEALEGMTIVELNALNKTLQEKWDINPAAFAPVAVAAAGAGGGEAVVEEKTSFTVVLEGAGDAKIQVIKVVREITGLGLKEAKDIVDSAPKPLKENVSKDEADDIKKKVEEAGGVVSLK, encoded by the coding sequence GTGAGCATCACTCAGGAGCAGATCATCGAAGCCCTCGAGGGCATGACCATCGTTGAGCTGAACGCGCTCAACAAGACTCTCCAGGAGAAGTGGGACATCAATCCGGCGGCCTTCGCCCCCGTGGCTGTTGCGGCCGCTGGAGCGGGTGGCGGCGAGGCCGTGGTGGAAGAGAAGACCTCCTTCACCGTCGTGCTCGAAGGTGCCGGGGATGCCAAGATCCAGGTCATCAAGGTCGTCCGCGAAATCACGGGCCTGGGGCTGAAAGAAGCCAAGGACATCGTGGACTCCGCGCCGAAGCCGCTCAAGGAAAATGTGAGCAAGGACGAGGCCGACGACATCAAGAAGAAGGTCGAAGAAGCGGGCGGTGTCGTCTCCCTCAAATAG